The genomic DNA TCGCACTCGCCGCCTTCGGGGCGGTCTGGATCGCCGACAGGCCCGGCACCGTCACCGTCGTCTGGAACGGCTACCAGATCGGCACCAGCCTCGCGGTCGCCCTCGTCGGCGTGATCGCCGCGGCGATCGTCCTGGGCCTGCTCTGGGCGATCGTGCGCGGCGTCATCGGCCTGCCCGAGGCCCTGGTCCGCGGCTCGGCCGAGCGGCGCCGGGCCAAGGGCCTCTCGGCCCTCTCCCGCGGCATGGTGGCGGTGGGCTCCGGCGATCCCCTGGCGGCCCGCCGCTACGCGGGCGACGCCGAGCGGCTCCTCGGCACCGAGCCGCTGACCCTGCTGCTCAAGGCGCAGGCGGCGCAGATCTCCGGCGACCGGGACGCGGCCGAGAGCGCCTTCCAGCGCATGGTCGACGATCCCGAGACCCGGGTCCTGGGCCTGCGCGGCCTGTTCGTGGAGGCCCGGCGCCGCGAGGACGAGACGGCCGCGCGCGCCTACGCCACCGAGGCCGCCCGCCTCGCCCCGAGCGTCACCTGGGCCAACGAGGCCCTGCTGGAGGCGCAGAGCGCCGACGGCGACTGGGCGGCGGCCCTGGAGACGATCGAGCGCCGCTCGTCCCTCGGACTGATCGACAAGGCCGCGGCCCGGCGCCAGCGGGCGGTGCTCCTCACCGCGATCGCCGGCGAGCGCGAGGCCGGCGAGCCGGAACTCGCCACGGAGCGGGTCCTGCAGGCGGTCAAGCTCGCCCCCGACCTCGTGCCGGCGGCCTGCATCGCCGGACGCCTGCTCGCCCGCCGCGGCGACGTCAAGAAGGCCGCCCGGATCGTCGAGGCGGCCTGGAAGGCCAATCCTCACCCCGACCTCGCCAAGGTCTATCTGGGCCTGCGGCCCGGCGACTCGGTCCGCGACCGCCTCGCCCGCGCCGAGGTCCTGGCGAAGCTGTCGGTCTGGGACCCTGAGTCCCGTCTCGCCCTCGGCCAGGCCGCCCTCGACGCGCGGGACTACAAGCGGGCCCGGGAGGCCGTGAAGCCCCTGCTCTCCGACCGTCCGACCGCCCGGGCCTGCCTGATGATGGCGGCCATCGAGGAGGCCGAGCACGGGGCCGCCTCCGGTCAGGCCCGCGAGTGGCTGGCCAGGGCCGCCCGCGCCCCGCGCGACCGCGTGTGGATCGCCGACGGCATCGCCACCGATACCTGGGCGCCGGTCTCGCCGGTGACCGGGCGTCTCGACGCCTTCGCGTGGCGCGAGCCGCCGAACACGCTCGGTGCCGCGCCCGCGGTGGAGCCGGAGGCGGACGCCGCCGGTCCGGCGCTCGTGCCGGCGGCCCCGAACGCCGCGGCGCCGGTCGCCAAACCGACCCCCGCGTCGAAGTCCCCCGCGGCCACGACGTCGCCCCCGGCCGTCCCCACCGTCTCGGCCTCGGTCGCGTCGGCGGCGTCGACCTCCGCCGGCCCGGTCCCGGCCGCGCCGATCCCGACCGTCCTTCCGGCGAA from Methylobacterium radiotolerans JCM 2831 includes the following:
- a CDS encoding heme biosynthesis HemY N-terminal domain-containing protein produces the protein MWRALAFLALLALAAFGAVWIADRPGTVTVVWNGYQIGTSLAVALVGVIAAAIVLGLLWAIVRGVIGLPEALVRGSAERRRAKGLSALSRGMVAVGSGDPLAARRYAGDAERLLGTEPLTLLLKAQAAQISGDRDAAESAFQRMVDDPETRVLGLRGLFVEARRREDETAARAYATEAARLAPSVTWANEALLEAQSADGDWAAALETIERRSSLGLIDKAAARRQRAVLLTAIAGEREAGEPELATERVLQAVKLAPDLVPAACIAGRLLARRGDVKKAARIVEAAWKANPHPDLAKVYLGLRPGDSVRDRLARAEVLAKLSVWDPESRLALGQAALDARDYKRAREAVKPLLSDRPTARACLMMAAIEEAEHGAASGQAREWLARAARAPRDRVWIADGIATDTWAPVSPVTGRLDAFAWREPPNTLGAAPAVEPEADAAGPALVPAAPNAAAPVAKPTPASKSPAATTSPPAVPTVSASVASAASTSAGPVPAAPIPTVLPAKAAGADPVSAGMAAAALPPSGSAERAVRRIG